From the genome of Rhododendron vialii isolate Sample 1 chromosome 10a, ASM3025357v1:
TCACACAATTTTAGTCCCTTTTGAGAGCTCTAAGTTCTTTAGGAAACACACAAAATTCAATGCATTTGAAGTCACAACAAAACGTATTTTTCACCAAAATTGATCatgttttccaaaattttcaaaacttcatACCCCTATGTGGATGCTATTTTCGGAAACTACAAAGATTTTGCCTACGACTTCGTAAAGTAGATactctctccatctctttttaagtgtctagtTTCGTAATTCCAATTTATTAAGAAGACActatcattacacctttcacatcaacttttacttcaacttttcctatttactctctatggagacatcatcattacacgtACATTTAGGTGCAAAATTTAAATATATCTACTTTTACCCACTATGAAGAAAACTCAGGATATGATATATACCCCACAATAACATGCAAATCAAGAAAAATGTTACATGAGAATATACATAAAGAGGCTACACGTGACAAACTTAAATAAGAAGCGATTGCACATGCATGCAGATTGAAAAACGATGCTAATACAATCCTAAATAGTTTTTGTAGAAGAATAGGGAATTAGTACAAATGATAAATATCTCAAGCTAATAACTTATTCTTTTTCGTTCGATTCCAATTTTTCTACAGCAGCCAACTATCTAAGAGTTAACTTGATTAAAGAGATTTGCAGATAAACACAAGTCTGATGATCAGTGTTAGATAGAGAGAGTAATgtctaaagaaagaaaaaagacaaatcATATATAGCAGTCTAGGGAGATTTGAGAGCTTCAATTCGAGACGGACTTCATTGTATAGCTTTTTGAGTTTTCTTTCCCTgtgttttgtgaaaatatttgatTGTGTGATTGCCCGTGGAGTTGGTTTACATTCCGATAAGCTAAACCACATAAATGTTTGTCTCGTTTGATtgtttgcatttctctctcaccCTTAATATGtggtttggtttaattttttcgTTTGCGATGCTTACTGTTAGACTTGTTccacatcgctcatttaagccatTCAAACTTAGTATATTCTAGAAGTTACTCTacctatagccaattggttttagattgGAACCCTCCAATAAATCTAACATGATATCAGAGTTAAGCCTTGGGTGGCCTCACTTCTGGTAGGAAAGTCTCTTTCATCTCTGTCGCCTAAGTTGTCACCTCCAcatgcatccgggctgcacatGAGTGAGAGTGTTAGACTTATCCAACATCactcaattaattttaggttggaaccctccaagaaatctaataCTTGTGTTACAACAATTTGTGATTTGTTCGTCACTTCTGCACAACACTTCTCTATACACATCAATGCGGGGGCCATTATTGATTGGATGACTTGCACCAGATTCTTACGTGATGGGGAAGGGAGTTGGGGCCATTGGGACCGTGAATAATCTCTTCTTTTGGACACTTGTACCATGTTTTTTTCTAATAACGGTGGACAAGTCCAGCGatccaggagagagagagagagagagagagagagagagagagagagagagagagaggcaggctTTTCCCATCATTCCTTCTCAGTTCCTTTTTACTCAATCATCAAAGATAAAATGAGACCCCACTTAAATATATAGCCATCACTCTCTCtttgtctgtgtgtgtgtgtctattgGAGAAGAAGGGTACCATTCAGCTAATCTGGAAGTGAAGTCACACAAATTATGATGTTGATTCAAGCAGGTACTGTCTCATTAATCCAACAACTTGgcattttcaagattttgaatAATGGGGTATCGGGCAGTAGCTGTAGCGGAAGTATATATTGAACGACACTTAACGGGAAATGGTTGTAGCAGTCAACttctgaaaattatttttgacaaaaaaaagttaattttgaGTGCGGTCTAAATCACTCATAACGGTCGAGTATTGGCCTAAAAAGTTAATTTTGAGTGTGGCCTGAATCACCCATACACATGTAGTTTCTCGTCTCACCAGTATATGGGGCAACAGtattgaaaagctaaaaatatcATTAGGCATTAGCCGACACGATACATAGCGGACGATTATTAAAATGTtgccattgattttttttttttttaaatactgtTGCCCTAGTCCGAAGGATTGCCCAAGCCCATGGGCTTGCTGGGCTTACCCCTGGCTGGCCTTGCTGATTAATTAAGGAATACTGCAGcaccaattttattttggtgaaaaatgtTTTCCGATACATAATTTAcacatttttttggtgtttgttgcGATAGAGGCAAAAAGCCAAAGCAAATGTTAATTGTCAATAATTCAACAAAGAACCGAACTTATCCGAAGAAAATTATCCGTTTTCTTACCACCACACCATTATCCAATATGATCAGTgactgcggatcaaaaaaaatatatatatatgatcagTGACTGGGGCGGACTGAAGCAGGGGAATGTGAAACAAattcaaatgattttttggtgtttggagaTTTTGACACCGAATTAGGAACCGAGCTGATTATTCTCTATGAATTGTGAAATTAGGGCTTTAATCCGGTCTTTGGAAGTTTTGACGTATCTTGATTATTTGGGCAAATTAGTGTTTTTGTTTGCAAGATATTCTTGATGGACGTACGGACCAATGATATTTTCAtgcaaaatttaatttcatggTCATCCATTAAAAATGGGAACACTTAACAATGAATgctcacttttttgttttttcgtttaGTTAGAATTTTTCAGTATTTTAGTTCAGAACTtcagattttatttttacttaatAAATAATGAATATATAAGTTTAGTTTCACATATTGAGGTTGATGGCAAATAATTTGTAAGGTTAAGAATAATGGATGccgctgtttgataaaactgaaaattgaaagctgaaaaattaaatactgaatgctgaattttttaagttgaaaagctgtttgataaatgtaTTAGGTACTGAATTAAGAAAATGATAAATAACTTTAGtttcgattctctcttaattttactaatggtcacaatgtatTTGTGATAATAGTGGAGTGATGattgtggtgggggtggtgggctggtggtgatggagtgagggtggtggtggtggcgtaaTGGTGGCAGTGGTTGTGTACTGATGGcgatggagtggtggtggtgtaatggtggcagTGGGTGGTGGCGGTACAATGAGGGGGGTGGTGGCGGCGTAATGGTGGCGGTGGTTATGTAttggtggcggtggagtggtggtggtggcgtggtgtagacaccccaatatgatttcccgatcgttttacttcgtttttcggtttcttgtttccccgatgatgaatcaggtcgaaaacagtcttgagaacatggaatggcttgagtttggcgtgtgtggaacccatccttaaccCTGAAAACCTTTGAATCCAAACCTGGACCATGGGTTTAACAGTCGCGCGATGCAttaggaccatcgcgcgatgcttcacttgccaggtggtggtcaaaatcaaagtttttgactgttgaccctcgcggggcTTGTTTGACACTCGCGCGACTCTTCaacaccatcgcgcgagggtcaacacctgtcattttcacccggattgcgtggtgatcagggggctacaggcctatgtgaccccgtttcgtcgactgaacagcgttctggggggctccccttgcaccacctctaccccattctcccatcacctttgccaccccacttctccaccaagcaattgtgaccaaccttgttggctggttgcatggccttgtctagccaccaaccaactccACCTTCTATaagaaccccccccccccccccccccccccatcctTCATTTCAAGCGGTTACCAACATTTccttaagaaagaagaaggaaagcttAAACACAAGCACCCCATAttacactcactcccacataatcactctccaagcctcaccacctccttcaagccatctccaagacattcaagcaaaggtataatacctttctgctcactgttcaaacccctgaggggggctggcagggtcaaggctggtaatcaataccagttctggccctaaagctagcaaggtttcaagagccgttaccaagcactccctcgcgcgatggtcccacatACTCACGCAACAGTTCTGTCtgcacgagattggaccacgcgaggaagggatgctggtctttaagtttattattgtgttcatagttgctttcaagtcttttaaaagtattagttcactgttttgcatgttaaaaatcatcgtttagcttagtttataacttcacttggttcggaatgcttttgggatgctcttgaacatgtctcagagccctaagtatgcaaagcaattcctggaagtccagtctgaacaatcgcgcgcgtgTATCACTCTGTCACGCGACGGTTCTCTGTTTTCTaaggactgcccttgcatgagcagcttggccttggcctctgtttagtcacccccactgtttaggggtcatgTTTCCATAATATGTCCATctgtctgttgtaatattgtttactttcaagtacttaataaactgtttggtttgcacctgggtgagcactggtccttccagagccaaGAAGGgagtaaaattcaaaccattggtgaggcatcaacactcgcgcgagtttatggtattgtcgcgcgacggtttgcttgcatgcagatggattcacgcatgcaagctggccgtttGTTCGTGTCAAAGTCATACATagcactgtcttgatgtatgatcgacgttttgGACTTTATTCCATTTACTATTTGTTATCTCGcccatccatgccatatctatcacatcctgcaaactgttacagttttaaatccccgattaactgttccccgccctaattggctaaaaattgattaatgaaacagaatcgcaaaacaaacatttttcgcaaatgcctaagtagagaccgatctccggattgggcgagaggggtgccataaaacccttcccctctcgtaacctggctcccgaacccagatatggttatgacggactggttccttaactttttcaaatcaatcagtgCGGCAAgcgcttcgaaatacggttccttgggtgtcggaccttcaaacccgagtggcgactctgtgtttttgcgagcgcttgcttccccgctcgcgctccctcgatccagGCCCTTgcgtttcggaatccggaaattccgaagggcacgctgcccacacgtggtaatggtggtggtgttggtgtggaatagtggtggtggtgtagtgatggcatggtggtggtggtgtagtgatggcaTGGTGATGGTGGTAAAGTGGTAGTGGTATTAATGaagtagtgatggtggtggtagagtgatAGTGGTGGTGCAGCGGcagcggcagtggtggtggtggagtggcggcgATCGTGGTGGCGGTAGTGGAAtaatagtggtggtggagtgatagtGGTGGTATAGTAGTGGTGGtagagatggtggtggtggagtggcggtggcgatggtggtagtggagtagtagtggtggtggagtgatggtggtggttgaatgaaaacacatatttttttaaaaccttttagcctacattttaagacacttaatttgttaagcaatgtgaAATGTTATCATCAAATActtaatcacttattacttaattgattcaattttaagtgctTAATTTAGGTTATCAAGCAACCCTTATGTCACTTCCTGCGTCCCAATATATTTGTCTAGTTTGTGTCCCAATATGTTTGTCTAGTTTTGAGATTCCAACTTTTTAACGAgacaaaaaatattacaaacaaAAAGCGTTAAGTTTCCAACAATACCCCTCACTATTTTGATACTACATGATATTGCACATTCTTTTAGGCATAATTAAAGAGAAAGGGTATTAAGAGGACTTTTTTTTAAGTCCAtttaaaattggacaaatattttgggatatgtaaaatttaaaaagtaaataaacaaattgAAATGGAGAGAGTAATTTCCTAGTCCGCCATGCACCAAacaccaaacaccaaacaacAAGAAAATGGACCAGGGAGGTATATATGGTAACGATGATTGCTACAATAGAATTAATTCATGatattcttttcatttttaaatgtTTCTTAATACAACAATATTTTTGTTCCGTACATATTCActcgaaaaatgaaaatgtccAGTTCGTCCTTGACCATTGTCATTACCATAGTCACTAGCTAGCACCATCCTTTTCACGATTGCAAtgaagagaaaaacttctttacggagcaacccgtaaataaagtttacgaCGCTCAATAGCATGTGCCAAtagtgttttgaacggttcggattaaaaaCCAATTGTTACAGgtcaaatttgaaaaacaaatctCAACTACTGATTGACAAAATAGACGGCCGTGATTgtgcggagccgtgaataagttatttctCTCTTGCAACGAAACGTAATAAATTGTTTTCCCTTGAAAAGTTTGCCACCGGAACAACATATGGAGCGTAGAATTAGAAAGTTCAATCCGTTAATTTACTTTCCTACTGCTATAGACTACCATTCGACATGATTTCACATATTGAAATAGCTGTATGATCAGTTGTTGGCAGTTTGATTTTTGATCAGCAGAAGACAGACCCGCCAACTCATTCCATCGAGTTGGACGAACCTGTGGAGGGAATGGGAGCCACGAGGATTGATCTTGCTCAGCCTCACTGCCCAAATCGTCCTCGTGGGTCCCGGAAACCGCCGAAAGTACATCGCCAAAACTTGGGTCAGAACCATTGTCTGGTTCTTCTACTTGCTTGCCGACTCTGTAGCCACAATGGCCATCGGCATCCTGTCGGATGATATCGGGGAAGTCTACTGGAACGGTAAGAACAGGAATCCTCGCTCTTCGAATAACCAGTTAACGGCATTTTGGGCCTCTTTTTTGCTCTTGCACTTGGGTGGGATGGACACCATCACCGCCTACTCGTTGGAAGACAATGAGCTATGGCTGAGGCATTCTTTCAGCGTCATTGCCCAAGCAGGGACGACCACGTACATCATGCTCTTGTCGTGGTCAACGTCATCTCGTCTTTCGCCACTATTTATCGTGGTCTTCTTTGTTGGCCTGATCAAGTACTGCGAACGAGTTTGGTCTCTCTTCTCAGCGAGCGAGAAAAGGTCTAGGGACTCGATTCCTCAAATCCCAACTAGCGAGTCCAAGATAATGGAGGAATGTAAGATGAAGCAGTTGCAGGGGTACCATGTCACCGCGCATCAAGTTCTTGAGGCTGAGGTCCCAGTGGTCGATGATCGGATTCCCGAATCTCACGATGCAAAGGAAATACTTCTGGCCAATGCCTTCTTTGAGATGGTCAAGCGTCTCTTCGCTGACCTCATACTTGGCTTCCAAGATCGGGATGCCAGTAAGGCAATCTTTGAAAGCAACGCAATGAACCCTGAGAAGGCTTTAAAGGTAGTCGAGATTGAACTCGGATTGATGTACGATGTTATGTACACCAAAGCAACAGTAGTCTATTCGGCTTGGCGGGTCACTCAACGAATCGTCGGAAGTTTTCTGATCCTAGGCGTATTGCTGATGCTATCACTGGACGGTGCACTGGTGGTAAAAAACTCCTCCAAGACTGACCTAACCATAACTCTGGTGTTGTTGGTAGTTGCTTTGCCTCAAAATCCTAAAGCTGTTACACATTGAGGAAGTTGCCGAGATTTTTTGGTACCAGAGCAATACTCCTCCAGACCCACTTTATCCCGGATTACACGAAGATTTACCAAAACAAATCTTTAAACGGGTCAAGGATGTTATGTCTTGGGGAAGAAATAACAACAAAGACACAGATCTAAAGTCCCTGTACGGCTATCGGGGAGGCCTAGTGCTCGAAATGTACAACTGCAAAGATCTTCAGTGGAGCGTGGATATGGCATTCGAGCGGAGCGTTCTTGTCTGGCACCTTGCTACAGAGATACGTTACAAACTCGATTTCATAATGAAGCCGGATGTTACTAATACCCCGTCGTACTTCCACGACAGGGGCAAGTGCATGTCGCGCTATATGCTATACCTCCTAGTTAAGCATCCGGATATGTTGCCGATTGGGATGGGACAAATCAAGTTCAGAGACTTATATTCCAACCTTGCGGACTGGACTTTCAAGAAATGCATACATCCAAGTCGCTTAAAAACGTGATGGAAGAAGAAGCTGCGCGGTTGTTGATGGGCTTGGTGAAGGATGAGAACATGGTTGTTGGAGGAGGGGACATGAGTAATTCTGTGATATTTGACGGCTGTAAGCTCGCGTCACAACTCGGAAAGTATGAGCAGGAACAAGGAAAAGACGACGTACAGGAACAGGAACGTATATGGAacgtaattgtttttttttggatggaaataTTGGGTTATGCTGCAAGCCAATGTAAAGGACGACAACATGCTCAACAGTTGAGACGAGGAGGAGAGTATCGCACTCATCTCTGGCTTCTCATGGCACATTTTGGCTTAACTGATCACTTCCAAATACCTCGTAGTCGTGCTGTAGCTGAGGCCGTTCTAAGGTAAACAAAACTAAGGGTATGAATGTTTAATTGTTTAGTAGCCGATCTTTTGGATTGTGGCTGTTTTAATTTGGTGTTAGGTTGCTTTGCGGCTTTCGTGCTTCTTGTGATGTTTTTGGTCGGCTTCTTGCCTTTCTTTGGGTGTGATTTTCAGGAGGCTTTTGCCGGTGTGCCCGTGATCTTTTTAATCTTCGTTAtcatcttcaaagattaataaaaatttctttttgcctATCAAGTATCTATTTCTGTTGTTTGTTTGcgttttttaatttatcttaGGTAACATATTACGACTACCATATGATTAGCTCCTGATATATAAACCACCAAACTTTCCTCTTGTGTTACTTATATCAGTTAATCCAACTTCCCTCTTGGAATAGGAGTCCTTGTGATGTTCATACATGTGGATTGTGAGAGGCAATGTCATGTACCCTGTTAAATCCAGCTAGCGACTAGTCTTGGGAAGATTTTCTACGTCTTCCTTTAAATACTGTTGGGATTTTTGGAGGCAGGTCCTTTTTTTAGCTTCGGTTTCATCTCAACCTTGAATAATCTCCTCCTATATTATCTTTACCCAATATAGTTTTTGACTtattatttcaaacaaaaatacccTCTACAGTTCACATAACACAGTTCATATAGCGCCCAGTTCACGTAGCCCCaataatacacagttcacataaccgATGAGGGGGTGTCCTTGGGACTCCCGTATTCCTTAAAAAAACCGATTGCTTCCCAAGCACATTGACAGAAACATGTTCTTTGgacaacaaatcaataaaatTGGCTTGTGATTGTTCTTTAAGCTTAGCATCCAGTTCAGCCTGTTAATCTTAAAATTGTACGCTTATGATATATTTACGTAGACATACCAACTAAAAATATGTGTGCaaagaggaaaggaaaatggatataaatgaaagcaaattgccataaaatattttttaaaaagctaTAGATAATCCCACTGACGATGTTAGGCACACAGTCTGACAGCAGCAAAATGATGATGGATATAAATGAAACCAAGTGAACACAACAGTCGCCATATTAAAAGGATAACCTGCAAACATGTCCCAAAGAGGAAAGGACTATAATCATTCAAATGTTTGATTCCTAGTAATTAGAACTGTTAAAATGACCCTTGGTTGATGACTAAGTCCAAATAGTTTGCACAAACTTATTACCTTATTTGCCTGAAACCTGGAAGATGCAACATCTTCGCGAGAGCTCATCCCTTCCTCATCCTCACACAATTGATACTCCTCATCATCATTGCAACAATCCATCTTGCTCTTTCCCTCCTTGATAGGTTTTTTCTTGGCTGTCAGATTTGAACCAAATAATGCCTTTGACATGGTCTTTAATCCCAAAGCAGATAGCACTGCTGAGTTTCGTTCAATGTTTCTCTGTCTG
Proteins encoded in this window:
- the LOC131303459 gene encoding uncharacterized protein LOC131303459: MDRQRNIERNSAVLSALGLKTMSKALFGSNLTAKKKPIKEGKSKMDCCNDDEEYQLCEDEEGMSSREDVASSRFQANKVILLIWRLLCSLGFIYIHHHFAAVRLCA